In the genome of Planctomycetia bacterium, one region contains:
- a CDS encoding sigma-70 family RNA polymerase sigma factor yields MSEVSRFLEAAQNGDRQAAANLLLLVYDELRKLAATRMAAEAPGHTLDATALVHEAYLRLVGDQQFDGRGHFFAAAAEAMRRILVDHARHKARLKYGGGLHRVEMGDFAATTADDRLLALDEALTLLASEDATIARVMEFRHFGGFHHEQIALAMGITVYEARQKWTYARAWLQDKLRE; encoded by the coding sequence ATGTCCGAAGTGTCCCGATTTCTCGAAGCTGCCCAAAATGGAGATCGCCAAGCTGCAGCCAACCTACTCCTGCTCGTTTACGACGAGTTGAGGAAGCTTGCGGCCACGCGCATGGCTGCGGAAGCCCCGGGTCACACACTTGACGCAACCGCGCTGGTTCACGAAGCGTACCTGCGTCTGGTGGGTGACCAGCAGTTCGACGGCCGCGGGCACTTCTTTGCAGCTGCAGCCGAGGCCATGCGCCGCATTCTGGTCGATCATGCACGACATAAAGCCCGACTTAAGTATGGAGGCGGACTGCACCGTGTCGAGATGGGTGATTTTGCCGCGACAACTGCCGATGATCGGCTTCTGGCACTCGACGAGGCATTAACTCTGCTTGCGTCCGAAGATGCCACCATCGCCCGGGTCATGGAATTCAGGCATTTCGGCGGGTTTCATCACGAACAGATCGCTTTAGCCATGGGCATTACCGTCTATGAAGCTCGGCAAAAATGGACTTACGCCCGTGCCTGGCTGCAGGACAAACTCCGCGAGTAG
- a CDS encoding SUMF1/EgtB/PvdO family nonheme iron enzyme: MHDPELTGAYQPGGAPVPAADPAAGPPSQIGRYRIEKVLGKGGFGLVYLAHDDQLQRLVAIKVPHRTLVDRSEDAEAYLTEARTVANLDHPNIVPVYDVGSTGDCPCFVVSKYIDGTDLASRLKQSRPSITEAVELVATVAEALHHAHKQWLVHRDIKPGNILLDKKGKPFVADFGLALREQDVGKGPRYAGTPAYMSPEQARGEGHRVDGRSDIFSLGVVFYELLVGRQPFRADSQVDLMEQVTSFEPRPPRQYDENIPKELERICLKALSKRASERYTTAKDMADDLRHFLAEQTISHQSNNATDLTTPAITPILQPTSTAMASGRSGTSSITPTSDHQPIKIVPKGLRSFDAHDADFFLELLPGPRDRDGLPDSLRFWKTRIEETDADNTFSVGLIYGPSGCGKSSLVKAGLLPRLSDRVIAVYVEATADETETRLLNGLRKRCPALAEQLSLKETLTALRRGQGIPVGKKVVIILDQFEQWLHAKKEEQNTDLVQALRQCNGGRVQCIVMVRDDFWMAATRFMRELEVRLVEGQNSAAVDLFPIRHAEKVLAAFGRAFGVLPDTATDASKDQKLFLEQAVNGLAQEGKVICVRLALFAEMMKGKAWTPASLKAVGGTEGVGVTFLEETFSAASAPPEHRYHQKAARADLKALLPETGSDIKGHMRSYAELLEASGYGNRPKDFDDLIRILDSEIRLITPTDPEGKEESSVSSSQPGHKYYQLTHDYLVHSLREWLTRKQKETRRGRAELLLADRAGVWNARPENRQLPSLWQWASIRWLTNRKKWTIPQQKMMAKASRYHVLRGLLVAVILTLIGLGSWEGYGRLEARRLRDRLLESTIADVPGIVNEMTGYRRWVNPLVQEAYAQAEKENDPRKQLRASLALLPTDAGQVEYLANRMLQAEPQEAVLIRGALLEHQADLTDRWWKLLENPKTEPGQRLRASVALSAFTPDDTRWEKVSGDVAATLMNQEPFVIAPWTEALKGVRRWLIPPLADFITDENRSLPSRVLIAKVFDTYAFDTPEAFARLEKQLDEKPAVNATVDSKVDLARKQASIGVALMVMERSEKVWPLLRHSPDPTLRSYLIDRFAPAGVDHNVLLTRLVKEQEPFIKQAILQSLGEYGLDRLHQFDRRSHLPYLLKLYRDDPHSGIHGAVEWLLRQWQASEELKKIDQVLATGKVEGKRLWYLNRQGDTMVVIPKPGVFWMGEGEQRHRKQIDRNFAIASKEVTVDQFLRFRKEHQYQKDYAQTGNCPVNNVSWYDAAAYCNWLSEQEGIPKEQWCYVPNDEGKYAEGMTMSTDYLKRTGYRLPTEAEWEYTCKSGTDTAYSFGDSVEMLGKYAWTSSNSMNKSHPVGCRKPNDLGLFDMHGNNWEWCQDAYFRYPQTKENFASIDTEEITSINPNNDRVMRGGPFVDPASYLRTAFRFKIVPRFKFFNTDFRVSRTLPLSFATALPHAEGVR, encoded by the coding sequence CTGCTGATCCCGCTGCGGGCCCCCCGTCGCAGATCGGGCGCTATCGCATTGAGAAAGTACTCGGCAAGGGTGGCTTCGGGCTGGTGTATCTGGCCCATGATGACCAGTTGCAGCGGCTGGTGGCCATCAAGGTGCCACATCGCACGCTGGTAGATCGTTCGGAAGATGCTGAAGCGTACCTGACGGAAGCCCGTACCGTTGCCAACCTCGATCATCCCAACATCGTTCCAGTATATGATGTAGGCAGCACCGGGGACTGTCCCTGTTTTGTGGTCTCGAAATACATTGACGGTACCGACCTTGCTTCGAGGCTCAAACAGAGCCGGCCATCCATCACGGAAGCGGTGGAACTGGTGGCGACGGTGGCGGAGGCACTGCACCATGCCCACAAGCAATGGCTGGTGCATCGGGACATCAAGCCGGGTAATATCCTGCTCGACAAAAAAGGCAAGCCCTTCGTGGCTGACTTTGGCCTGGCTCTGCGTGAACAGGATGTCGGCAAGGGGCCTCGCTATGCTGGCACGCCTGCTTACATGTCGCCGGAACAGGCCCGTGGCGAAGGACACCGTGTGGATGGCCGCAGCGACATCTTCAGCCTGGGAGTGGTCTTCTATGAACTGCTGGTGGGGCGCCAGCCGTTCCGTGCTGACTCGCAAGTGGACTTGATGGAACAGGTGACGAGCTTCGAGCCACGTCCACCCCGTCAGTACGATGAAAACATCCCGAAAGAACTGGAGCGTATCTGCCTGAAAGCATTGTCGAAACGAGCGTCGGAGCGTTACACGACCGCCAAGGACATGGCTGATGACCTGCGGCACTTTCTGGCCGAGCAGACTATCAGCCATCAGTCCAACAATGCAACGGACTTGACTACCCCTGCGATTACGCCAATCTTGCAGCCAACATCCACGGCCATGGCATCTGGCCGATCCGGCACGTCTTCGATCACGCCAACCTCGGATCACCAGCCCATCAAGATCGTACCGAAAGGCTTGCGCTCGTTCGATGCCCACGATGCCGACTTCTTCCTCGAACTGCTCCCCGGCCCACGTGACCGGGATGGATTGCCGGACAGCCTGCGGTTTTGGAAGACTCGGATCGAAGAAACTGATGCTGACAATACCTTCAGCGTAGGCTTGATTTATGGGCCTTCCGGCTGTGGCAAATCGTCATTGGTCAAGGCAGGATTATTGCCTCGGTTATCCGATCGTGTCATTGCCGTCTACGTGGAAGCCACTGCTGACGAAACAGAGACTCGTCTACTCAACGGCTTGCGCAAACGCTGTCCTGCACTGGCAGAGCAACTGAGCCTGAAAGAAACGCTGACGGCGTTGCGGCGAGGTCAGGGCATTCCTGTGGGTAAGAAAGTGGTCATCATTCTCGATCAGTTCGAGCAGTGGCTGCATGCGAAGAAGGAAGAGCAGAACACAGACCTGGTGCAAGCTCTGCGGCAGTGCAATGGCGGACGGGTGCAGTGCATCGTCATGGTGCGCGATGATTTCTGGATGGCGGCGACACGGTTCATGCGGGAGCTGGAAGTACGCCTTGTTGAAGGCCAGAACTCAGCTGCGGTTGATCTCTTTCCGATTCGTCATGCAGAGAAAGTACTGGCAGCGTTTGGACGAGCATTCGGTGTATTGCCGGATACAGCCACCGATGCCAGTAAGGATCAGAAACTGTTTCTCGAACAGGCTGTGAACGGCTTAGCTCAGGAAGGTAAAGTCATCTGCGTGCGGCTGGCCCTCTTTGCCGAGATGATGAAAGGTAAAGCATGGACACCCGCCTCGCTGAAGGCTGTTGGTGGCACCGAGGGAGTCGGTGTGACTTTCCTTGAAGAGACTTTCAGTGCAGCGAGTGCTCCTCCGGAACATCGCTATCACCAGAAAGCTGCCCGGGCCGACCTGAAAGCCCTATTACCTGAAACCGGCAGTGACATCAAAGGCCACATGAGATCATATGCCGAATTGCTGGAGGCGTCGGGCTACGGCAACCGTCCGAAAGACTTTGATGACCTCATTCGTATTCTCGATAGTGAAATACGACTCATTACTCCCACTGATCCAGAAGGCAAAGAGGAGTCCTCGGTCTCGTCATCGCAACCAGGTCATAAGTACTACCAACTCACTCACGATTATCTTGTTCATTCCTTGCGGGAATGGCTGACCCGAAAACAGAAGGAAACTCGGCGGGGCCGTGCCGAACTCCTGCTGGCAGATCGGGCTGGTGTCTGGAACGCTCGCCCGGAGAATCGGCAACTCCCATCGCTCTGGCAATGGGCCAGTATTCGGTGGTTGACAAACAGGAAGAAATGGACGATCCCTCAGCAAAAGATGATGGCGAAGGCAAGTCGTTATCATGTGTTGCGGGGCCTACTCGTTGCTGTGATTCTAACCCTCATTGGGCTTGGAAGTTGGGAAGGCTATGGGCGGCTGGAGGCGCGACGGCTTCGGGATCGCCTGCTGGAATCGACCATTGCCGATGTGCCTGGGATTGTCAACGAGATGACAGGATACCGCCGCTGGGTGAATCCCTTGGTACAGGAAGCCTATGCCCAGGCAGAGAAGGAGAACGACCCGCGTAAGCAATTGCGTGCCAGCCTCGCCCTGTTGCCGACGGATGCAGGTCAGGTGGAATACCTTGCGAACAGAATGCTACAGGCAGAGCCACAGGAAGCCGTGCTGATACGGGGTGCTTTGCTCGAGCATCAAGCTGATCTCACCGACCGATGGTGGAAACTGCTGGAGAACCCGAAAACCGAACCGGGGCAGCGACTCCGGGCTTCTGTCGCTTTGTCTGCGTTTACCCCTGACGATACACGATGGGAAAAGGTCAGTGGTGATGTGGCGGCCACGCTGATGAACCAGGAACCGTTTGTGATCGCCCCGTGGACGGAGGCCCTGAAGGGCGTACGTCGCTGGTTGATCCCTCCCCTGGCTGACTTTATCACTGATGAAAATCGTTCTCTCCCTTCACGAGTTCTCATTGCCAAAGTATTCGACACCTATGCTTTTGATACCCCCGAGGCTTTTGCCCGACTGGAAAAGCAGTTAGACGAGAAACCCGCTGTCAATGCCACAGTCGATTCAAAAGTTGATCTCGCTAGGAAACAAGCCAGTATCGGCGTAGCCTTGATGGTAATGGAAAGGAGCGAGAAAGTCTGGCCGCTGCTAAGGCATAGTCCTGATCCTACTCTGCGTAGCTACTTGATCGACCGATTTGCCCCTGCTGGGGTCGATCACAATGTCTTGCTCACCCGGTTGGTAAAGGAGCAGGAACCCTTTATCAAACAAGCCATCCTGCAAAGCCTGGGGGAATATGGACTGGATCGATTGCACCAGTTTGACCGCCGAAGCCATCTACCTTATTTACTGAAACTCTATCGAGACGATCCCCATTCGGGAATTCATGGCGCGGTAGAATGGCTGTTACGCCAGTGGCAGGCGTCGGAGGAATTGAAGAAAATCGACCAAGTGTTGGCGACTGGAAAGGTAGAAGGTAAGCGCCTGTGGTATCTCAATCGCCAGGGTGACACGATGGTGGTCATTCCCAAGCCCGGAGTGTTCTGGATGGGTGAGGGAGAACAACGCCATCGGAAACAAATCGACCGCAACTTTGCGATTGCATCGAAGGAAGTAACGGTGGATCAGTTTCTCCGATTTCGAAAAGAACACCAGTATCAAAAGGACTATGCTCAAACAGGTAATTGCCCGGTGAATAATGTTTCCTGGTATGACGCAGCGGCTTACTGTAACTGGCTGAGTGAACAGGAAGGTATCCCAAAAGAGCAGTGGTGCTATGTGCCAAATGATGAGGGCAAGTATGCAGAAGGCATGACAATGTCCACCGATTACTTAAAGCGAACAGGTTATCGCTTGCCAACTGAAGCAGAGTGGGAATATACCTGCAAATCCGGTACTGATACGGCATATTCGTTTGGGGATTCTGTAGAAATGCTTGGCAAATATGCGTGGACTTCCTCAAACTCAATGAACAAGAGCCATCCGGTGGGTTGCCGGAAACCAAATGACTTGGGGCTTTTTGATATGCATGGCAATAATTGGGAGTGGTGCCAGGATGCTTATTTTCGCTATCCGCAAACAAAGGAAAACTTCGCGTCCATCGATACTGAAGAAATTACATCAATCAACCCAAATAATGACCGAGTGATGCGTGGCGGACCGTTCGTAGATCCTGCTTCTTACCTGCGTACAGCCTTTCGTTTCAAAATTGTCCCCAGATTCAAGTTCTTTAATACTGATTTTCGAGTGTCACGGACTTTACCACTCAGCTTTGCAACTGCATTACCACACGCCGAAGGTGTGCGATAA